The genome window attgagtaaaaaaaatcttcaaattaaaaaacaaatacttaCCCGAGAAATGATAAGAATACATATTGTATCCAAATATGTTCAAGTTTAATTAAGAAAGTGTAACCCAGCATGAGAAGGAAGCTTACGGTAAATACCAACAcagaaatttctctgaaaaacatgaaatatttttaaaaaatattatgcttatgacatttttaatgaaatgttaatattgaataaaaatcaggCTCACTTGTATTTGTGGGTTCTGTCAAGAAATATCCCTAGCAGCACTGATCCTATCATTCCCGCAAAAACCATAATTGCACCCATCCGCCCAGCATCCACTTCATCACCCTatggttaaagaaaaaatcaattttgactcatttcagtttttacaagaatataaaatatgcaatgaGTACACCTGTATAACTCCTGTTTAATAATTGGCCGCTTATTGGAGATAATGGGCCGCTCGAGTCTGAAAGGCTCGTTGCACAATTGATACCATTGGCCATGAAAGGAGAATTGCTCAATCACGTATATGTGATCTGTAATGTATCTACCATTACAATGattcaattcactagtatataagacaagtTAACTCAATTCTATCAGGTACTTTtagatagatgacggttgacattgtCGGTAGCCTAGCCCTAAATTGGTTACTTTCGGGCGTGgtctgaacacgcctacctcaacagaaacgcccacttcgatatgaacacgCTTATTTTGGATGtaaacagttgacttgctatttcTGATTGCGACATTATTcccctcacgctgttgctactcattCTCGATCACACGCAACGGGGACCTGTACACTCTCAACTTCTAATAATAACATAGGATAACACCACGCACACAaccgtgatcttaatacagctctcgcCAACAGCCCCCAAAGttcggtgatcttaatacagtttTCCCGGCGTGTCACAAAACAGTAATGAATCAACTAGTTAtttccattcatcgaattctatcccagataaaattctggtgggggactATAGTAGCGTAGTTACcactaaaattattcaattccaaTTCATTAGTACATAAACACATGTTAACTCGGTTCTACAAGGAAGTACCTTTTGATATATGACCATTGACATTGTCGGTTGCATAGCCCTACAAATTACAGTCCTGAAGGAGTTAAAGGgcatgaaatacaaataattaatatcttacactcattgaattaaatttaagaaattttcatggaattgaatttaagaaatttcttttttgatgttttttcataaatttctaaaactacttaactttaaaaatcgaATACAGTTTTACattaatgaaaatcaaaaagttcGTGATCATTAgaatttcattagaaattttttgatgtttataaCAGGGTTATATTAGGTGTAATGAAAGCCAATAACAtattttggaagttattttagcttccattttgatttcattttatttgctagtatcacataaaaattaaactaataggCCACTAGTTAGGACTTCGGATTAATCCTTGTTTATAATCTAGGGCGCAAAAGTTCATTTCTTTCCCGAAGTTTTGATTAGAGATCAGATTATGCTAATAATCACCCGGTGTCCGTACCACGCTCCCCAACTTCCTTGGACTGCGAATATTTCAGGCTGataaactacaaataaaattaaattttaattttactctgttTCGTAGAGTATACACTACATTTACCAACATGCCTTTGAGCAACTGTTaatctttcaaataattctCAGTCTGTACTcccaattgaaaaattattatttaaaagtattcaaataatttataaacatattatataAAGTTGAATTCGAAACCACCACTAATTATAGGCAGAAGATGAAAatactatttcttaaaataatttttattaaataatcattcgAAGTGCTTCAATTGAATGACAGatgtaatttgaaattctaaaacaaGATAGCATTAAAACTTGCTGAATTCTcatttaaactttcaatttcatgttattaGCATATACTGgatttgaagaataataattaataaaaaataattgcgattttttaaaaaatctataacttaaatttaaaaaaaaaatttcaaaaataaaaagcctTTAGTAATGGTAAAAGGAAAAACTATGATATTTTCCtctaaacataaaatgtttaagcAATACGCAAACAAAATGTCGAGCTTCTGAAAATAAACGTCAATTGAAAAACGTGTTCGCACATTTTCTGGTCGGTAGGAAAGGATTGACTTCATAAAAACTCTGGTTTCAAGATTAATATTACAGAAGATAATAAAGCTTATACGTTTCGCATtcctcaaaaagaaaataacatcgAATTGTATTTATGGTTTAGTGACACAAGTGGTAGAATAAACTTCGATTCTACAAACGTAAACGATATTAAATATTGCGAGTATCGAAAACTGTGTCATAAAATGTCTATAAGAAAAAAGGGGGATAATGTTAGTGGAGTGCCTCTGAATCGAAAGAGTTATATTTATCTTATCTGAACAAATCTCTCTAGAAGATTCTATAGCATTGGAGCATTAGCTTATTAAAccattttgaaatgttattttgtaaataattactgtaggaaaatttaaaatacctcaattttgaatttaagtacaaaatgtgctccaaaaatatctttaatgttgttttttaattttaaaaaaaatatttattcaaaatcagcATGGACACTTACCGGGAAATGAATCAGGACCATCTCATTCAGAATAGTTGACATTGCAAAGTAAGCTCCTGTAATAAGACCTAAAacacatacaaaaatatttaactttaatacaACCGCTAAGGAATAATTGATTCTTTAATgttatcaatcatttttttcttatttctaatgGTACGGAAAATACAAAGCACATAAGACCAAAATTACAAACTAATGACAAAGGAAACTAATTGTAAAAGTGACCCAAATAGTTgcattaaaacttctttttttttcttgaaatgtgAATAATTGTATATACACTgctggacaattgctaaggTCGGATCACAAATTGCAATGTAGCATAACATTAAGCGAGACATGAGGCCTAGTAGGATAAAATATAGTTGCCACACTGTTCAGAcattagaataaagaataatcaTTGTTCTGGAAAGTACAAAAGCTATGAaacatctgaaagaaaaaaaatgttcatttgatGCTGCTTACGGAAAAATGGAACAATGCATCTAAATGTCAGCAGGCAGCCTGAAGAAAGGTATCAGTTCGGGATATGTCTACCGTGGAGTGTGATACAACATTCTACTCGTCGTATCATACTTTGCACAACATTATCCAGCAGCTGTTGAGGCAATTTATCCCATTCCTCTGTC of Parasteatoda tepidariorum isolate YZ-2023 unplaced genomic scaffold, CAS_Ptep_4.0 HiC_scaffold_1922, whole genome shotgun sequence contains these proteins:
- the LOC122273001 gene encoding choline/ethanolamine transporter FLVCR2-like, which gives rise to MSTILNEMVLIHFPGDEVDAGRMGAIMVFAGMIGSVLLGIFLDRTHKYKEISVLVFTVSFLLMLGYTFLIKLEHIWIQYVFLSFLGLFMTGYLPAGFDFGAEITYPEPEAMSGSLLNTSTQIFSILFTHAASSLLQNYNDFYSNILFTSSLLLGLIII